The genomic DNA CTTGGCAAGCGTACAACAAAGGGGTCGTATTTGATATCGGGCATGGTACGGATAGTTTCAATTTTCACGTAGCTGAAACAGCGTTGCGCGAGGGAATGAAAGCTGCATCAATTAGCACAGATATCTACATCCGTAACCGAGAAAATGGTCCTGTTTATGATTTAGCCACAACGATGGAAAAACTCCGTGTGGTCGGCTATGATTGGCCAGAAATTATTGAAAAGGTAACCAAGGCTCCTGCTGAGAATTTCCATTTAGCTCAAAAAGGCACGTTGGAAATAGGTAAAGATGCTGATTTAACGATTTTCACGATTCAAGCAGAAGAAAAAACATTGACTGATTCTAATGGATTGACACGAGTAGCCAAAGAGCAAATTCGCCCAATCAAAACAATTATTGGAGGACAAATCTATGACAATTAGTTACGAAAAATTCCACTTAAAAGAAGTCATTAATGCTTCTGGGAAAATGACCATTCTAGGTGTCTCCAAAGTTTCGGAGGCAGTCCTCGCGGCTCAACGATTCGGCGGCGAACATTTCTTTGAAATGAGTGAACTTAGTGTGCAAACAGGGGCCTTTTTAGCCAACTTGTTGAAGGTAGAAGATGCCCAAATCGTTTCCTCGGCTTCGGCGGGGATTGCCCAATCGGTGGCTGCCTTGATTGGAAAAGGCAGCTTGTACCACGCGTATCATCCCTATTCAGAAAAGATCGAACAACGGGAGATTGTTTTACCTAAAGGGCACAACGTGGACTACGGTACGCCTGTAGAAGTCATGGTAGCGCAAGGCGGCGGCCAAGTGGTGGAAGCTGGCTACGCCAACATGTGCAGTCCAGAACACGTGGAAATGATGATTTCCGAAAAAACAGCGGCCATTCTATACATCAAAAGCCATCATACCGTGCAAAAAAGTATGCTGACGGTGGCCGAAGCGGCCAAAGTGGCGCAACGCCACAAGGTGCCGCTAATTGTTGACGCGGCAGCAGAAGAAGATCTTTTCAAATACACTGAAGCAGGCGCTGATTTGGTGATTTACAGCGGCGCCAAAGCCATCGAAGGGCCAAGTGCCGGTTTAGTGGTCGGGAAAAAAGAATACATTGACTGGGTGCGCCTACAAGGCAAAGGCATTGGTCGAGCAATGAAAATTGGCAAAGACAATATCCTAGGCTTTACGCAAGCAGTGGAAGAATACTTGGCGCATGGCAGTGAATCAGAGGCTTCGATGCAAGAACGCTTAAAACCGTTTGTTGAAGCCATCAACAACCTGTCAGATTTAACCGCTAAAATCGTCCAAGATGGCGCCGGACGAGACATTTATCGCGCCAGTGTCAAAGTGGACGGCAGAAAAACCGCCAAGGAAGTCATCCAAGCGTTAAAAGCAGAAAGTCCAGCTATTTATACGCGAGAATATCAAGCCAACAATGGCATCATTGAGTTTGACATTCGTTCTGTCAATCAAGAAGAAATGAACAAAATCGTGCAACGATTACAAGAAATTATGGACACAAAGGAGAAATAAGCCATGTCATTAAAACCTAATTATTTAGAAGAACGCATTTGTTTAAACGTCTTAGCCAATTCAGTAGAAAATGCCCAAGCCTGTTATGAAGCAGCAGAAGGGCATGTTGTGTTAGGCGTCCTTTCAAAAAACTATGAAACCGATGAAGCAGCCATTGACGATATGAAAAAATACCAAGCAGCAACCAACAACGCTTTATCTGTCGGCTTGGGGGCTGGCGATCCTAATCAAAGTCAAATGGTGGCTCGCTTATCAGAAGTTCTACAACCGCAACACGTGAACCAAGTCTTCACAGGTGTCGGCGCTTCGCGGGCCTTACTTCGTCAAGACGAAACAGTAATTAATGGCTTGGTTTCACCCACAGGCAAAGTTGGCTATGTTAACATTGCGACAGGTCCGTTAAGCTCGGGTGCGCCAGCGGCGGAAGTACCTATCGAAACCGCCATCAAATTGTTGAAAGACATGGGAGGCAGTTCCATTAAATATTTCCCGATGAAAGGCTTGGCTCACAAAGAAGAATACCAAGCAGTAGCAGCAGCTTGTGCCAAGTATGACTTTTATTTAGAGCCAACAGGGGGCATTGATTTAGAAAACTTTGAAGAAATTGTTCAAATTGCGGTGGATGCCGGCGTTAAAAAAATCATTCCTCATGTCTACAGCTCAATTATCGATCAAGAAACAGGGGACACTAGAACAGAAGACGTGAAAACGTTACTAACCATGATGAAAAACACATTGAATAAGTAGGTGGCAAAGATGAAAATTGCTGCGTTTGGTGAAGTCATGCTTCGTTTCACTCCGCCAGAGTATCTAATGTTAGAACAAACAGAGCAGTTAAGAATGAACTTTGTAGGGACTGGCGTAAATCTCTTAGCAAATTTGGCTCATTTTCAACTAGAAACAGCATTGATTACGAAATTACCTGCCAATCGTCTTGGTGAAGCTGGCAAAGCAGCGCTAAGAAAGTTAGGAATTTCAGATCAATGGGTAGGAGAAAAGGGCGATCATATTGGTAGTTTTTTTGCAGAAATGGGTTATGGAATCCGCCCCACACAAGTAACTTATCAAAATCGCCATCAGAGTGCTTTTGGCATCAGCGAGGCGAAGGACTACGATTTTGAGGCCTTTTTAGCGGAAGTAGATATGGTGCATATTTGTGGTATTTCGTTAAGTTTAACTGAAAAAACTCGTGATGCTGCTTTGATACTTGCTCAAAAGGCGCATGCCTATCAAAAGAAAGTTTGTTTTGACTTTAATTATCGACCTAGTTTGAATACAGCAAATAGCGCACTCTTTATGCGTCAACAGTACGAACGCATTTTACCTTATTGTGATATTGTTTTTGGCAGTCGTCGTGATTTGGTCGAGCTATTAGGTTTCATTCCGCGAGAAGATTTAGAAGGTGAGGCACAAGAAACTGAACTGATTCAGCGCTTCATGTCTCAATACAATTTGGAATGGTTTGCTGGGACAACGAGAAGTCATTCCCAAAATCAAAACTACTTAAGTGGGTATTTATATACCCAAAATGAGTACCAACAGAGTGAAAAAAGACCGCTTCTTAATCTTGATCGAATTGGTGCTGGTGATGCTTATGCGGCGGGGATTTTATATGGCTATAGCCAAAATTGGTCGTTAGAAAAGGCGGTTACCTTTGCCACAGTCAATGGGGTCCTTGCACATACGATTCAAGGAGATATTCCTTTGACAACGGTCAAACAAGTGAATCACGTTCTTGAGCATCCGAATATTGATTTAATTCGTTAAAGAAGAAAACCAGAAGAAAAGTCGTGTGTGGCTTTTCTTCTGGTCTTTTTTTCATTATAATTAAAAGAAACAGATTGCAAAGGAGGCAGCAGGATGAGTGTTGCACATCTTTTAACAGTTTTAGAAAACGATGAATTTATTGAACGGATTCAAAAACGACCAGAAGCGTTCATTGGAACGACTGGCTTAGTCGGCTTAGAGAATTTACTTGTTCAGACAATTAACGGTTTATTAGAGTTTTTCATTGAAAAGAATCAAGGGAAAATTGCAATACAGTTATCGCGTCAACAAATCTCTTTTCAGGTATCTTCCACACGACCGCTTGTTTTTGAACAAAAGCAAGTCGATTTAGAACCACCTTTTCTGTATTTATCTGTTTTACAAGCCTTCTCAAAACAAGTAGGAATCAGTATCGATCAAGAAAAACAGCGGACTATTTTTATTTACCATCAAGGGCAATTGAAAAAACGATTATTATTACCTATTGAAGAAACCCAGGAACGAATTGAAGTCTTGTTTTGGCCAGATACGCAAATTTTTGGTACAGAATCGCTTTCTTATATGCGTGTTTTACAACAATGTCAACAGATTGCCATGTTGAATCCAGGCTTAAAGATTCTCTTAACACAAGAAGAGGAACAAAAAAATCTTTGTTATTACCCTAAAGGTTTAAGTAATTATTTATTTGAAAAAGATAACCCATTAACTAGAAAAGCCGCACCGATTATTCAAGCCAAGCAAACAGAATTGGCCCTTGTTCAATTTATTTTGAGTAAAAATCATGCACCGCAAGTGCAAAAAACATTTGTTAATGGGCATTATCCTAGTCTTGGTGGAACCCACTATGAGGGTTTTCTTGATGGCGTAGTGGCCGCCTTTAATCAATTTTTAGAGGAGCAACATTACTCATTATCTGTGACAGCAGATAGTTTTTTAGCAGAATTTGATTTTGTTTTAGCCATTACGATACCAAAGCCCCGCTACACGGATGCAACGAAAACCATTTTAAGAAATACAGAGTTATATGAAGTGGTTAAAGAAGTCGTTTTTGACGAATTACAACACTACTTTCAACGTCATCCCAAATGGTT from Enterococcus faecalis includes the following:
- a CDS encoding DgaE family pyridoxal phosphate-dependent ammonia lyase; the protein is MTISYEKFHLKEVINASGKMTILGVSKVSEAVLAAQRFGGEHFFEMSELSVQTGAFLANLLKVEDAQIVSSASAGIAQSVAALIGKGSLYHAYHPYSEKIEQREIVLPKGHNVDYGTPVEVMVAQGGGQVVEAGYANMCSPEHVEMMISEKTAAILYIKSHHTVQKSMLTVAEAAKVAQRHKVPLIVDAAAEEDLFKYTEAGADLVIYSGAKAIEGPSAGLVVGKKEYIDWVRLQGKGIGRAMKIGKDNILGFTQAVEEYLAHGSESEASMQERLKPFVEAINNLSDLTAKIVQDGAGRDIYRASVKVDGRKTAKEVIQALKAESPAIYTREYQANNGIIEFDIRSVNQEEMNKIVQRLQEIMDTKEK
- a CDS encoding sugar kinase is translated as MKIAAFGEVMLRFTPPEYLMLEQTEQLRMNFVGTGVNLLANLAHFQLETALITKLPANRLGEAGKAALRKLGISDQWVGEKGDHIGSFFAEMGYGIRPTQVTYQNRHQSAFGISEAKDYDFEAFLAEVDMVHICGISLSLTEKTRDAALILAQKAHAYQKKVCFDFNYRPSLNTANSALFMRQQYERILPYCDIVFGSRRDLVELLGFIPREDLEGEAQETELIQRFMSQYNLEWFAGTTRSHSQNQNYLSGYLYTQNEYQQSEKRPLLNLDRIGAGDAYAAGILYGYSQNWSLEKAVTFATVNGVLAHTIQGDIPLTTVKQVNHVLEHPNIDLIR
- the dagF gene encoding 2-dehydro-3-deoxy-phosphogluconate aldolase yields the protein MSLKPNYLEERICLNVLANSVENAQACYEAAEGHVVLGVLSKNYETDEAAIDDMKKYQAATNNALSVGLGAGDPNQSQMVARLSEVLQPQHVNQVFTGVGASRALLRQDETVINGLVSPTGKVGYVNIATGPLSSGAPAAEVPIETAIKLLKDMGGSSIKYFPMKGLAHKEEYQAVAAACAKYDFYLEPTGGIDLENFEEIVQIAVDAGVKKIIPHVYSSIIDQETGDTRTEDVKTLLTMMKNTLNK